The sequence below is a genomic window from Acidilobus saccharovorans 345-15.
CATTCAGCTATTAGGCCTTCTTGGGCGAGGTCCTTTAGCGAGTTGTAAAGCTCTGAGGGCTTATTAGAGTAGAGCAGGAGGTCATAGTCGCTGGAGGGTTTCGCTGTTCCCAGGGCCCGGCTGCCAGTTATACCAGCCCACTCGGGGCTCAGCACGTCAAGTAGTTCGCTCAGGCTCCGCGGCAAGGTAACTCTCCTTATAGCATCGGATGGATCTATTAAGGTCCCATAGAGTCTGGGGACTACGTAGGCTTCTCTGCCGATGCAGTCCAAGTACCTGTAGGAGACGCCATCTGCGTTCTTGTTGTTAACATGCCAAGGGAAGTTGCTGTGATAAGGAACCGCTATATGGCCATCATCGGGGTGCTCGTAACCTTTGATGATCCAGACGGCGCCATCAGAAGACCTTACCAGCCATCCCTCGAAGGGCATCGCCGATCTCCTTCATTAACACATAACTTGTGCTGCCAAATAAGCCTCTGAGCAAATGCAAATCTAAATTCTAAATGCTGGCCCTCAGCAATAAACGCCACAATGAACTAAGACTACGTTCAGCTATACTATATAAAATCTCCGAGGATACTAAAAGCCTTGGGGGTTAGGAGTTGAGCGACGACCGCAAGAAGAAAAGGAGATCTTTTGATGACCTATTTGATGAGATAGATGACCTCATGAAGAGATTTGAAGAGGAATTTGAGGACATGGAGAGAGACTTCGAGGACTTGCTTAAGAACGCCCCCGCCAAGGAGGGACCATATTATTATGGTGTGAGGGTCTACGTTGGCCCAGACGGCGTACCTCATATAGAGCAGTTTGGCAACATAAAGAAGGAGGGCAGGGGGAAGGTAATAATAAGCGACGAGACTGAACCGATGGTAGACGTTATGGAACGTGACGATGAGGTATGGGTAGTGGCTGATCTGCCTGGCGTCGACAAGGATCAAATAAAGGTTTCAGCCACTGAGAGAACGGTCAGCATTAGGGCTGAAGGCGACAAGAGAAAGTATTCAAAGGAAGTAGAGCTGCCAGCTGTTGTGGATCCGAGCTCAGCCAAGGCTACGTTCAAGAATGGAGTGCTTGAAATTAAGTTTAAGAAGCTTCAGGGATCGAAGGGAAGCGTCAATATAAAGATAGAGTAACGCACGGGTGGTCTTCCCCTCTTCACTGTAGTCCAAGCGAGTCTGACTCGATATTGGCGAGCGCCCTCAGCTTAAGTATAGTTGTTTTTAAACCCTGCACAAAGCAGTAGCTCAAGGAGGTTCGTCTTGACAAAGGAGCTAACGTATGACGTAGTAATTGTAGGCCTTGGCCCTGCAGGCTCCTCACTTGCTTACCTTCTAAGGAAATCCGGGCTCGAAGTGGCAGGCATTGAAATGAACGGCCCTGAAGGCGCGTGGGGCAAGCCCTGTGGTGACGCTATAGGCAAGCACCACTTTGACGAGACAGGCCTTCCATATCCCACGGGCGAGTCGCTTAAGCAAAAGATAGACGGCATTGATATAATAAGTCCCTACGGGGGCGTCAAGCTAAGGGTTAACGGCGAAGGGTTTATAATAGACAGGAACAAGTACGGGCTTACCCTCATCAATGAGAGCGCTAAGGGCGGCGTCGATATTTACATGAGGACCCGCGTTACGTCGCCTAAGCTAGAGGAGGGAAAGCTTGTTGGTGTTTATGCCAAAGGCGAGAACGGTGAGGACCTTCTATTCAGGGGAAAGATCATAGTGGACGCTACTGGCAACAGCGGCCTCCTTAGGAGGCAGCTGCCCACCTCCTGGCCCGTTAATGAACCCCTGGACCCTAAGGATGCTAACATAGCCTACCGTGAGATCAGGGAACTGAACTACACTGTAGAGGAGCCCAGCTACCTTAAGATCTACGTTAACCAGGAGATATCCCCAGGGGGCTACTGGTGGTACTTCCCTGAGGGCAAGGAGTCCGCCAACATAGGCCTCGGGGTTCAGGGCGGCATGGGTTACCCAACCCCTAACACTATATTCAAGCAGAGGCTCGAAAAATTAGACGAAGTCAAGAACTACAGAAGGGTTATCAACGCGGCCGGCTCTAAGGTTCCAACTAGGCGCCCTGCTAACACGCTGGTATGGGATAACTTCATTGGAATAGGGGACAACGGGTATACTGTGAACCCAGTGCACGGAGGTGGAATGGGCTATGCTATGGTCGCGGCCTACTACGCCTCTAAGTCAATAATTAAGGCGTTCACCGAGAACGACTTCTCAGCCAAGGCCCTGTGGGACCTTAACATAAATTACATAAAGTCCATTGGGAAAAGGCAGGCTTCCCTTGACATCTTCAGGATATTCCTACAGAGGCTCAGCAATGACGACATAGAGTACGGCCTTAAGCATGGCATAATGAACGCGGACCAAGTTTATGAGACTAGCGTCTCAGGCGAGCTGAAGGCTAACTTAGGGCTCCTTGACAAGGTCTCTATAGCGCTTCGCATGCTCGGCAGGCCCTCGCTGCTGCCCAAGCTGGCCACGGTGGCCACCTATATGAAGAGGGTTCAGCAGCTCTATGACGCCTATCCAACGTCACCAGAAGGCCTCGACACCTGGGTCTCAGCCATCAATGCCCTTTACTCCGAGTATAAGTCTAAGATAGGCGTGGCTTAGCTTTTCCATCATTCGTCAGCCCGCTCTTTTCCATGTGGTCTCCTCGCCTTTATCGACTAGAGTTATGCCGTATGAGGCTAGCTTGGACCTTATGTAATCTGCTAGGTCGTACATCTTATTCTTACGAAGCTGTGACCTAACCTCAACTAAGAGGTCTATTAGCTGGTCCTCAAGGGAAGCCACGGGGGCCATTGGCGCTCTCTCAAAAATATCATCTAAAACTGCGTAAACCCTGTTAAAGTCTACAAGCATTTTGTATGTGAAAGCTATGAGTGCCCTTGACTCTGATGAAGCTATGTACTTGTAATATTCTGAGGTTAAGGCCCATACGCTGCCCGCGGCCTCTCCCATGTTAAAGTCTCTCTGCATTGCCGCGTGCCAGTTTAGGTACAGGGACCTTAGCTTGAAAAGTTCGTCGACATCTGCAGCTTTCATATAGTTGACATACTCCTCCTTAGAGAGCCTCTTGACCACGTCGCTCGCAATATCGCGCAGCCTCTCGACCAGCTTCTTGGCCTGCCCAAGGCTTTGTTCGGAGTACTCGAGGCTTCCTCTATAATGAGATGTGAGAACCCACATCCTTATTACATTGGGGCCCCACTCATTTATCGCGTCCCTTAAGCTTACAATGTTTCCAAGGCTCTTGCTCATCTTCTCGCCCCTTATAGTTAGCATGCCGGTGTGAAGCCAGTACTTAACCCAGGGACCGCCAAAGAGGCTCTCGCTCTGGGCCCTCTCGTTCTCATGATGTGGAAATATGAGATCGGAGCCCCCTCCATGAATGTCAATCCTACTCCCAAGGTACCTGCTGCTCATCACGCTGCACTCTATGTGCCACCCGGGCCTCCCGCGGCCCCAAGGGCTTTCCCACCAAGGTTCCCCAGGCTTGGCAGCTTTCCACAGAGCAAAGTCGTAAGGATGGCGCTTCTCTGACACCACTCCCTCGCCTTGATCCCACAGGGCCTTGTTGAAGTTGCCGCTAAGCCTTCCATAGTCAGGGTATGCATCGACATCGAAGTAAACGCTGCCGCTCGGCGCTACATAAGCATAGCCTTTCTCTATGAGCTTCCCTATAAAATCTATGATTTCGTTTATGTGAGATGTCACCCTGGGGTGTAAGTCAACTCTTATGTTGAGCCTTGAGAGGCTTTCCAGGTAATCCTGCGCGTAACTGTCCGCTACCTCTTTCCAGCTCACGCCGCGATCCGAGGCCCTCTTTATTATCTTGTCATCTATGTCTGTTATGTTCTGAACGTGGTATACGGAATAGCCTATCAACGATAGGTATCTCTTTATCCCATCGAATGCCACAAACGTCTTAGCGTGACCTATGTGAACGTAGTCGTACACTGTTGGACCACAGACGTACATGGTTACAAGTGGAGGGGACCATGGCCTGAAGACTTCCTCCCTTCTTCCTAGGGTGTTAGTTACCGTCAGCGTCATCCTGCTCGCCTAAGCTAAGGCTGCGTATCAAAGGTCCTTAAATTTGCCGCTACGGGGGCTCTAGCTGCCATCGAAGTAATGCGGTCGCTCCCCAATGTTTTTAAGTTTCTTTCAAACCACTATAAAGTGGTGTCAACTTGACCAGCCCCAAGAAAGTCTTCATGGGTACTAGACCGTGGAGCTTGCCTATGTTTATAGTGGTATTAATGATAGGGTTTCTCTCGTTCAATAAAGCTGAGTTTTCTCTGCCAGTGATGTTGATACTCATGTTAGCTATCGTAGGCGAGCTCCTCATGCATTCTGCTACCAATATACTTAACGACGTCTATGACTTTTACAAAGGCATAGACAGCCCAGACTTAGCTACGCTCAGATACAACTTCGTCTTCGACAAGGAGGTGGGGCCCAGGAGGGCTCAGTCCATATCTCTCGTTTTCTTCCTTTCCTCAGCGGCGCTCG
It includes:
- the cysS gene encoding cysteine--tRNA ligase → MTLTVTNTLGRREEVFRPWSPPLVTMYVCGPTVYDYVHIGHAKTFVAFDGIKRYLSLIGYSVYHVQNITDIDDKIIKRASDRGVSWKEVADSYAQDYLESLSRLNIRVDLHPRVTSHINEIIDFIGKLIEKGYAYVAPSGSVYFDVDAYPDYGRLSGNFNKALWDQGEGVVSEKRHPYDFALWKAAKPGEPWWESPWGRGRPGWHIECSVMSSRYLGSRIDIHGGGSDLIFPHHENERAQSESLFGGPWVKYWLHTGMLTIRGEKMSKSLGNIVSLRDAINEWGPNVIRMWVLTSHYRGSLEYSEQSLGQAKKLVERLRDIASDVVKRLSKEEYVNYMKAADVDELFKLRSLYLNWHAAMQRDFNMGEAAGSVWALTSEYYKYIASSESRALIAFTYKMLVDFNRVYAVLDDIFERAPMAPVASLEDQLIDLLVEVRSQLRKNKMYDLADYIRSKLASYGITLVDKGEETTWKRAG
- a CDS encoding digeranylgeranylglycerophospholipid reductase; translation: MTKELTYDVVIVGLGPAGSSLAYLLRKSGLEVAGIEMNGPEGAWGKPCGDAIGKHHFDETGLPYPTGESLKQKIDGIDIISPYGGVKLRVNGEGFIIDRNKYGLTLINESAKGGVDIYMRTRVTSPKLEEGKLVGVYAKGENGEDLLFRGKIIVDATGNSGLLRRQLPTSWPVNEPLDPKDANIAYREIRELNYTVEEPSYLKIYVNQEISPGGYWWYFPEGKESANIGLGVQGGMGYPTPNTIFKQRLEKLDEVKNYRRVINAAGSKVPTRRPANTLVWDNFIGIGDNGYTVNPVHGGGMGYAMVAAYYASKSIIKAFTENDFSAKALWDLNINYIKSIGKRQASLDIFRIFLQRLSNDDIEYGLKHGIMNADQVYETSVSGELKANLGLLDKVSIALRMLGRPSLLPKLATVATYMKRVQQLYDAYPTSPEGLDTWVSAINALYSEYKSKIGVA
- the hsp20 gene encoding archaeal heat shock protein Hsp20; translated protein: MSDDRKKKRRSFDDLFDEIDDLMKRFEEEFEDMERDFEDLLKNAPAKEGPYYYGVRVYVGPDGVPHIEQFGNIKKEGRGKVIISDETEPMVDVMERDDEVWVVADLPGVDKDQIKVSATERTVSIRAEGDKRKYSKEVELPAVVDPSSAKATFKNGVLEIKFKKLQGSKGSVNIKIE
- a CDS encoding nucleotidyltransferase domain-containing protein, coding for MPFEGWLVRSSDGAVWIIKGYEHPDDGHIAVPYHSNFPWHVNNKNADGVSYRYLDCIGREAYVVPRLYGTLIDPSDAIRRVTLPRSLSELLDVLSPEWAGITGSRALGTAKPSSDYDLLLYSNKPSELYNSLKDLAQEGLIAECEHETRYSKVKDTWSLDDFNALHAFKLLDSCYKGVAYTLRLLRQVEERGCTSFYRSLGWFEGAVYINDIGEGFLVPARYRVRLGFMELTAYMLTWRTRYQELPPGRYLARGLLQASGSDLYLIPDVWGYVKPLQVWTWKRDNN